A single Cottoperca gobio chromosome 7, fCotGob3.1, whole genome shotgun sequence DNA region contains:
- the ncoa6 gene encoding nuclear receptor coactivator 6 isoform X2 has protein sequence MAHRRTPPPLSQRTEYLEPDNDSDRDSGVGEDAGEDADSCHGGTLIEEEKVKKQDGSEENGQEGQDFTVFVAFQGNMEDEDFTRKLDTILSGIPNMLHMGSDRLQPQHVEPWNSVRVTFNIPRDAAERLRLLAQNNQQQLRDLGILSVQIEGEGAINVAVGPNRGQEVRVNGPIGAPGQMRMDVGFPGQPGPGGVRMANPVMVPPGPGMAGQAMVPGSSGQMHPRVPRPSSQTDVMDPMIPGMAVQQQQQLQHQQAGPHVSGPMPPQAAHHMQALQGGRPLNPAALQQLQHHQQAQQQAQLAQLGPRPPFNPSGQMAVPPGWNQMPSGVLQPTAAQGGPAWRKPPPQAQMVQRPPSLATVQTPSHPPPPYPFGSQQAGQVFNAMGQGQLQQQQQTGVGQFAAPQPKGPQAGPGGVAGPPRPPPPLPSTTGPQGNLTAKSPGSSSSPFQQGSPGTPPMMAQRPTTPQGFPQGVGSPGRAPLSQQGNMQQGFMGMPQHGQPGAQVHPGMAKRPMGFPNPNFVQGQVSASTPGTPGGGAGQQIQSSQAMTHTGAPPSASTQNSMQGPPHAQPNVMGVQSSMAGLPPGTTAGPSMGQQQPGLQTQMMGLQHQAQPVSSSPSQKVQGQGGGQTVLSRPLSQGQRGGMTPPKQMMPQQGQGVMHGQGQMVGGQGHQAMLIQQQQQQQQQQQQQQQQQQQQNSMMEQMVANQMQGNKQAFGGKIPAGVMPSQMMRGPAPNVPGNMAQFQGQVAPQQMTPQQQQQMAQLQQQQLQQQQQHQLQQLQQQQQQQQQQQQQQQQQHQQMNQQQPQQVPIAGNPNQAMGMHGQQMRLPAGHPLIQQQLQQQQLQQQQKQQQQAMLQQQQQQAAQQHPHPLGDPNGGTGDPGVQQMVPDMQAQQQQGMMGGPQHMQMGNGHFAGHGMNFNSQFPGQMPMGGPCVQQGGFPVSKDVTLTSPLLVNLLQSDISASQFGPGGKQGAGGGNQAKPKKKKPARKKKPKDGEGQQQVEGLSGLDVAAGMEDSELPNLGGEQSLGLDNTGQKLPDFANRPAGFPGQPGDQRVLQQVPMQFMQQQQQQQQQQQQQQQQMQHMQQQQIQQQQQQQQMQQQQQIQQQIQQQQIQQQQQQLQQQQQQQQQMQQQMQMQGLQNAQGQQGMTGPQTPGQSQPQMHPHQLQLQQQQQQQQQQQQQQQQQQQQQQQQQQQQTQQPHLQQQTQQPHLQQQQQQQQMMMLLKIQQEQAKNRMSIPPGGQLPPRGMGNPPEVQRLPVSQQGNMPVMISLQGHGGVPPSPDKARGMPLMVNPQLAGAARRMSHPDAVQGPQGTGSEEAIAGAHPKQDRPGGPEIGVQPGNGTQQMMANQGSNTHMMKQGPGPSPMPQHTGASPQQQLPSQPQQGGPMPGLHFPNVPTTSQSSRPKTPNRASPRPYHHPLTPTNRPPSTEPSEINLSPERLNASIAGLFPPKINIPLPPRQPNLNRGFDQQGLNPTTLKAIGQAPPGLTLPGNNGSVGGNNTNSQQPFSTGTGVGGVGAKQDKQAGGQGKRASPSNSRRSSPASSRKSATPSPGRQKGTKMAITCPPPQQQLVNPQGQTMMLSPTSVPPSPISMPSQVGGAMEAQQTQSPYHGMQGNPAEGVRESQGMMTAEQRQVSQPHPQPQPLRELSAPRMASPRFPVPQQPKPDLELQAGTVDRHPAHTTPNIQDSEVLPTLRAAPTSLNQLLDNSGIPNMPLRPIQNNTVSPKSALDPGRSLQSNSQSTDMSAAVATTATINESEAKPKPAVPIPTSNPNLQPASISSSHPSTNVTSNTTPNLSQNPISILGVNPSPNVNPTSTFCPALSTNTNATTSFSPNTVTSGQSSPASTVSTSSNSSSALKPSPSPKPVTSVHSVIQIPASSSTMSPNQITVFVTSNPMTSAPTPQAPTSMVSTMVAFPNKNIRPQDIRQQAPVPRPPQFITTTPVFINPIFQVPGASVAPNTTMVSQSVTMVRPIQVSTTNIQLSPSPSSNQSSAANVASTQPTRSIVGQVQVATSVSSPVPVGTPPASQQINPGAPKTDNLGEAGSDQKPSPPVRQPSPHPSPSASSPFQTPLASPSLCSSPGAAITIRKSPLSPSPTAQVKSKPAQAAAAVSGTADSQLSPIERPAQGPIGAVPPQVFHPPVSPAIQIEALAPHTTVAAPNNITLPVVSSPLPVHGQVAVPTQIVTQAPVPATASVSSQAQAVTSQTPIVTVVGATTGVSSATLLSTVAPVQSPVPSIVPIVAGSGPALDVAPTTSSPVANPSGVPPAQPVAQAMEPPMPPAATSVETTQTTPATIQQEVPQSQEAVASEKTGEEVSTSSEQGWAKKRKTPINLVPRAALEKPKGPSRRSSRAEKEVEEEPVADSGIRKRSARPGTSAAVKETGASPTQAKRRKSK, from the exons ATGGCGCATCGACGTACCCCACCTCCGCTGTCCCAGAGGACAGAGTACCTGGAACCTGATAATGATTCCGACAGGGACTCTGGCGTTGGAGAGGATGCAGGGGAGGATGCTGACAGTTGCCATGGAGGCACATTAATAGAAGAGGAGAAAGTCAAGAAGCAAGATGGGTCGGAAGAAAACGGCCAGGAAGGACAAGACTTTACAGTTTTTGTTGCCTTTCAAGGGAATATGGAGGATGAGGACTTCACTCGAAAACTTGACACTATCCTCAGTGGGATACCAAACATGCTTCATATGG GCTCTGATAGGCTACAGCCACAGCATGTGGAGCCGTGGAACAGTGTGCGAGTCACCTTCAACATTCCTCGGGATGCTGCTGAACGACTCAGACTGTTGGCCCAGAacaaccagcagcagctcagagacCTGGGGATTCTCTCTGTGCAGATAGAAG GGGAAGGGGCCATCAATGTGGCTGTGGGACCAAATAGAGGACAAGAAGTCAGAGTGAATGGACCAATTGGAGCACCTGGCCAGATGAGAATGGATGTTGGTTTTCCAGGTCAGCCTGGTCCAG GAGGGGTCCGGATGGCTAATCCGGTGATGGTTCCCCCTGGGCCTGGCATGGCAGGTCAGGCTATGGTACCAGGCAGCAGTGGACAAATGCATCCTCGTGTTCCAAGACCATCTTCACAGACAG ATGTTATGGATCCAATGATACCAGGTATGGCAgttcagcagcaacagcaacttCAGCACCAACAGGCTGGTCCCCATGTCTCAGGCCCAATGCCTCCTCAGGCTGCCCATCACATGCAGGCTCTGCAAGGTGGGAGACCACTTAACCCTGCTGCACTGCAGCAGCTACAACATCACCAACAGGCTCAGCAGCAAGCTCAGCTCGCCCAGCTTGGACCTAGGCCTCCATTCAACCCATCGGGCCAGATGGCTGTGCCTCCTGGCTGGAACCAGATGCCCTCTGGGGTCCTCCAGCCAACGGCCGCCCAAGGAGGCCCTGCCTGGAGAAAGCCCCCGCCGCAAGCCCAAATGGTTCAACGTCCACCCTCCCTTGCTACAGTTCAGACTCCCAGCCACCCTCCGCCCCCTTATCCATTTGGCAGCCAGCAGGCTGGGCAGGTATTCAATGCCATGGGACAGGGACAattacagcaacaacagcagacaGGAGTGGGTCAGTTTGCCGCCCCCCAGCCTAAAGGCCCACAGGCTGGCCCTGGTGGTGTCGCAGGACCGCCCAGACCCCCTCCACCCCTTCCATCAACAACTGGGCCTCAGGGCAACCTCACTGCCAAGTCTCCTGGTTCCTCCTCGTCTCCTTTTCAGCAGGGCTCACCAGGTACTCCTCCTATGATGGCTCAGAGACCTACAACTCCACAGGGTTTTCCCCAGGGCGTTGGATCGCCAGGAAGAGCACCCCTCAGTCAACAGGGTAACATGCAACAAGGATTCATGGGAATGCCCCAGCATGGACAGCCTGGGGCTCAAGTTCACCCAG GCATGGCAAAGCGTCCCATGGGCTTTCCAAACCCGAACTTTGTCCAAGGTCAGGTGAGTGCCAGCACTCCAGGAACCCCTGGTGGAGGAGCCGGTCAGCAGATACAGAGCAGTCAAGCGATGACTCACACAG GAGCTCCGCCGTCAGCCTCCACACAAAACTCAATGCAGGGTCCACCCCATGCCCAGCCCAATGTTATGGGTGTACAAAGTAGCATGGCAGGTCTGCCTCCTGGTACAACTGCTGGGCCTAGTATGGGCCAACAACAGCCTGGCCTCCAGACCCAGATGATGGGCCTCCAGCATCAGGCCCAGCCCGTGTCTTCCTCCCCCAGCCAGAAGGTTCAAGGCCAGGGTGGAGGTCAGACTGTCCTCTCAAGGCCCCTCAGTCaagggcagagaggagggatgacCCCACCCAAGCAAATGATGCCTCAGCAAGGCCAGGGGGTGATGCATGGGCAGGGTCAGATGGTTGGAGGCCAAGGGCATCAGGCCATGCTCatacaacaacagcagcagcagcagcaacagcagcaacaacagcaacaacaacaacagcaacaaaactCCATGATGGAACAAATGGTTGCCAACCAGATGCAAGGCAACAAGCAGGCATTTGGAGGCAAGATTCCAGCTGGGGTAATGCCCAGCCAGATGATGCGCGGCCCTGCTCCAAACGTTCCAGGTAACATGGCTCAATTCCAGGGCCAAGTTGCCCCACAGCAGATGActccacaacagcagcagcaaatgGCTCAactccaacagcagcagctacagcagcaacagcagcatcagTTGCAacagctacagcagcagcagcagcaacagcagcagcaacagcagcagcagcaacaacaacaccagCAGATGAACCAGCAACAGCCCCAGCAGGTTCCTATAGCTGGCAATCCTAATCAAGCTATGGGCATGCATGGGCAACAGATGAGGCTCCCTGCTGGCCATCCTCTTATCCAACAACAGTTGCAACAGCAGcagttacagcagcagcagaaacaacagcaacaggCCATGttgcaacagcaacaacagcaggcAGCTCAACAACACCCACATCCTTTGGGAGATCCTAATGGTGGCACAGGGGACCCGGGGGTCCAACAGATGGTCCCTGATATGCAggcacagcagcagcaaggcATGATGGGGGGCCCTCAGCACATGCAGATGGGAAATGGCCACTTTGCAGGTCATGGCATGAACTTTAACTCGCAGTTCCCAGGTCAGATGCCAATGGGGGGACCCTGTGTACAGCAAGGAGGCTTTCCCGTCAGCAAGGACGTAACACTGACTAGCCCACTACTGGTCAACCTACTGCAGAGTGATATCTCAGCCAGCCAGTTTGGGCCAGGAGGAAAACAGGGAGCAGGGGGTGGCAATCAGGCCAAACCCAAAAAGAAGAAACCGGCACGAAAGAAGAAGCCCAAAGATGGAGAAGGACAACAGCAAGTAGAGGGACTTAG tGGTCTTGATGTGGCTGCTGGCATGGAGGATTCCGAACTGCCAAATCTTGGTGGTGAACAGAGTTTGGGTTTAGACAACACTGGCCAGAAACTCCCTGATTTTGCCAACAGGCCTGCCg GCTTTCCTGGCCAACCTGGAGACCAGAGAGTATTGCAGCAGGTACCCATGCAGTttatgcaacaacaacaacaacaacagcagcaacagcaacaacaacaacaacaaatgcagcacatgcaacagcagcagatacaacaacaacaacaacaacaacaaatgcagcagcagcaacaaatacaacaacaaatacaacagcAGCAAatacagcaacagcagcaacaattacaacaacaacaacaacaacaacagcagatgCAGCAACAGATGCAGATGCAGGGTCTCCAGAATGCTCAAGGGCAGCAGGGGATGACAGGGCCACAGACTCCGGGTCAAAGCCAGCCCCAGATGCACCCtcatcagctgcagctgcagcaacagcagcagcagcaacagcagcagcaacagcagcagcaacagcagcagcagcaacagcagcagcagcagcagcagcaaactcAACAGCCACACCTGCAACAGCAAACTCAACAGCCACACCTGCAACAGCAG caacaacaacagcaaatgATGATGCTGCTGAAGATTCAGCAGGAGCAGGCAAAGAATCGCATGTCCATCCCTCCAGGAGGGCAGCTCCCTCCTAGGGGCATGGGCAATCCACCTGAAGTGCAGAGGCTTCCTGTCTCACAGCAAGGCAACATGCCTGTAATGATCAGCCTTCAAGGACATGGAGGGGTACCGCCGTCACCTGACAAAGCCAGAGGGATGCCCCTGATGGTGAACCCACAG CTTGCAGGCGCTGCACGAAGAATGTCACATCCCGATGCGGTGCAGGGTCCTCAAGGCACTGGATCTGAAGAAGCCATTGCAGGGGCCCACCCAAAGCAGGACAGGCCTGGTGGCCCAGAAATTGGGGTGCAGCCTGGAAATGGAACACAACAGATGATGGCCAATCAGGGCTCCAACACTCACATGATGAAGCAAGGCCCTGGTCCATCACCAATGCCCCAGCACACTGGAGCCAGTCCCCAGCAACAGTTACCTAGTCAGCCTCAGCAAGGAGGCCCCATGCCTGGCCTTCATTTCCCCAATGTCCCCACAACTTCTCAGAGCTCCAGGCCCAAAACCCCCAACAGAGCCAGCCCCAGGCCGTACCACCACCCTCTCACCCCAACTAATCGTCCACCCAGTACTGAACCCTCCGAAATCAACCTTTCACCTGAAAGGCTAAATGCCTCTATTGCAGGGCTGTTTCCTCCCAAAATCAACATTCCTCTGCCTCCCAGACAGCCTAACCTAAACAGGGGATTTGATCAGCAAGGTCTTAACCCAACAACTCTGAAAGCCATTGGGCAGGCCCCTCCTGGCTTAACTTTACCAGGCAACAATGGCAGTGTGGGTGGAAATAACACTAACAGTCAGCAGCCTTTCTCTACTGGCACTGGAGTAGGCGGTGTAGGCGCTAAACAGGACAAGCAGGCTGGAGGGCAGGGTAAGAGGGCAAGTCCTAGCAATAGTCGGAGGTCAAGTCCAGCTTCTAGTCGTAAATCAGCCACCCCAAGTCCAGGGAGACAAAAGGGGACAAAGATGGCCATCACCTGCCCTCCCCCACAGCAGCAGTTGGTCAACCCTCAAGGGCAGACCATGATGCTAAGCCCTACCTCAGTACCCCCAAGTCCAATATCTATGCCTTCACAAGTGGGTGGGGCCATGGAGGCACAGCAGACCCAGAGTCCTTATCACGGGATGCAAGGTAACCCTGCTGAGGGAGTCAGGGAAAGTCAGGGAATGATGACTGCAGAGCAGCGACAGGTGTCTCAGCCTCACCCCCAGCCACAGCCTTTGAGGGAGTTATCAGCTCCCAGAATGGCAAGTCCTCGTTTCCCCGTGCCTCAGCAGCCTAAACCTGACTTGGAACTGCAGGCTGGCACAGTTGATAGGCACCCAGCACACACAACACCTAATATTCAGGACTCTGAGGTCTTACCTACTCTCAGGGCAGCTCCAACCTCCCTCAACCAGTTACTGGATAACTCGGGTATCCCAAACATGCCTCTTCGGCCCATACAGAATAATACTGTTAGCCCCAAGTCTGCTTTGGATCCAGGGAGATCACTCCAAAGTAATTCTCAGAGTACAGATATGTCCGCTGCTGTTGCTACTACTGCCACTATAAATGAATCGGAAGCTAAACCCAAACCTGCTGTCCCAATCCCTACCAGCAATCCTAATTTGCAGCCTGCTTCCATTTCCAGCTCGCACCCTAGCACTAACGTGACCTCTAATACTACACCCAACCTTAGCCAAAACCCCATCTCCATTCTTGGTGTCAATCCTAGTCCGAATGTAAACCCAACATCTACCTTCTGCCCCGCCCTCAGTACTAACACTAATGCCACCACGAGTTTCAGCCCCAACACAGTCACTTCCGGTCAGAGCAGTCCTGCCTCGACAGTTAGTACCAGTTCTAACTCCAGTTCAGCTCTAAAACCAAGCCCAAGTCCTAAACCTGTGACAAGTGTTCACTCAGTCATACAGATCCCTGCCTCTTCTAGCACAATGTCCCCCAACCAGATCACTGTGTTTGTCACCTCTAACCCCATGACCTCTGCCCCCACTCCCCAGGCACCCACATCTATGGTATCCACCATGGTGGCTTTCCCTAACAAGAACATTAGACCTCAGGACATCCGGCAGCAGGCCCCTGTCCCCCGACCTCCTCAGTTCATCACCACCACTCCTGTATTTATCAATCCAATTTTCCAGGTCCCAGGTGCATCTGTGGCTCCAAATACCACAATGGTATCACAGTCAGTCACTATGGTGAGGCCTATACAAGTGTCCACTACAAACATCCAACTTTCTCCTTCTCCAAGCTCCAACCAGTCCTCAGCGGCTAACGTGGCCAGTACTCAGCCTACCAGAAGTATTGTAGGACAAGTCCAGGTTGCCACTAGTGTGTCCTCACCAGTCCCAGTCGGTACTCCTCCAGCTTCTCAGCAAATTAACCCAGGAGCTCCCAAAACAGACAATCTAGGTGAGGCAGGCTCTGATCAGAAACCTAGTCCCCCAGTACGGCAGCCATCTCCACATCCAAGCCCTTCAGCATCATCTCCCTTTCAGACACCCCTggcttctccttctctctgctctagTCCTGGGGCTGCTATCACCATTCGAAAGAGCCCCTTGTCTCCATCTCCCACTGCCCAGGTGAAAAGTAAACCTGCAcaggctgctgcagctgtttctGGTACAGCTGACTCCCAGTTGAGTCCTATAGAAAGGCCTGCGCAGGGGCCCATCGGGGCTGTGCCACCACAGGTCTTTCATCCTCCTGTCAGTCCTGCCATTCAGATTGAAGCACTAGCTCCGCATACTACTGTTGCTGCTCCTAACAACATTACTCTGCCTGTTGTCTCCTCTCCACTACCAGTTCATGGTCAAGTGGCTGTTCCTACTCAGATTGTTACCCAGGCTCCAGTGCCTGCAACAGCCTCAGTCTCAAGTCAGGCCCAGGCTGTAACGTCTCAAACTCCTATTGTCACTGTAGTTGGTGCTACCACAGGTGTCTCTTCTGCTACCTTGCTCTCTACGGTTGCTCCCGTACAAAGTCCTGTACCGTCCATTGTTCCAATTGTTGCTGGCTCTGGACCTGCTCTGGACGTTGCCCCCACCACATCTTCTCCAGTTGCTAACCCCAGCGGAGTTCCACCAGCCCAGCCTGTCGCACAAGCTATGGAGCCCCCCATGCCGCCAGCTGCTACGTCTGTTGAAACCACTCAGACCACCCCAG CAACTATTCAACAAGAAGTCCCACAGTCCCAGGAAGCTGTTGCCAGTGAGAAGACGG gTGAAGAGGTCTCGACAAGTTCCGAGCAGGG ATgggcaaagaaaagaaagacgcCCATCAACTTAGTCCCAAG AGCTGCTTTGGAGAAACCCAAGGGACCGAGCAGACGCAGCTCCCGGGcagagaaggaggtggaggaggagccaGTAGCAGACAGCGGCATTAGGAAGAGATCAGCCAGGCCTGGAACCAGTGCTGCTGTAAAAG aAACTGGAGCAAGCCCCACCCAGGCCAAACGAAGGAAGTCTAAATAG